Proteins from a single region of Desulforegula conservatrix Mb1Pa:
- a CDS encoding CvpA family protein has protein sequence METMNLFDVVSLSILSYCVLRGIFRGIIKEASAIIGVIAGFYCSYTYYGLAAKKLALYITTPAYANIAGFLLVFSVVFGVINLIGTGIRYVLNIALLGWADRLSGAVFGGIKAIMISSVILIALTTFLPSDSPTLAGSKTAPYITSLSETMIRVVPQEFKTEFRNKIKGVRKIWDLRKD, from the coding sequence ATGGAAACCATGAATCTGTTCGATGTTGTTTCTCTTTCCATACTTTCATATTGTGTGCTCAGGGGGATTTTCAGAGGGATAATAAAAGAAGCTTCTGCAATCATAGGTGTAATAGCTGGTTTCTACTGCTCTTATACCTATTATGGCCTGGCAGCAAAAAAGCTTGCGCTTTATATTACAACCCCGGCGTATGCAAATATTGCCGGCTTTCTGCTCGTGTTCTCGGTAGTTTTCGGTGTTATAAATCTCATCGGCACCGGGATCAGGTATGTTCTTAACATAGCTCTGCTCGGATGGGCAGATCGTCTTTCAGGAGCTGTTTTTGGCGGAATAAAGGCAATCATGATATCTTCCGTTATTCTTATTGCCCTTACTACATTTCTGCCTTCAGACAGCCCTACTCTGGCCGGTTCAAAAACAGCCCCGTATATTACCTCTCTATCAGAAACCATGATAAGGGTTGTCCCCCAGGAATTTAAGACAGAATTCAGAAACAAAATTAAGGGAGTGAGGAAAATTTGGGACTTGAGGAAAGATTAG
- a CDS encoding PhoH family protein has product MASYSEMIRETLVFEDINLARQLFGEQNSNLKKVADTLEINIQARGNTVHIEGDSISTKLADNILNQLYALLKEQYPIYPNDIDFAIRTLSGDNKVNLKDIFLDTVYITAKKRAITPKNTAQKAYIEAARNNDMVFGIGPAGTGKTYLAMAIAVSALTKGLVSRIILTRPAVEAGESLGFLPGDLAEKVDPYLRPLYDALHDMMKFEKASALLQQGVIEVAPLAFMRGRTLNDAFIILDEAQNTTSEQMKMFLTRIGFNSKAIITGDITQIDLKPGRISGLVEAKEILQGIDGIEFVYFSKKDVVRHRLVHKIISAYEVKDQLKKSQQRNESE; this is encoded by the coding sequence ATGGCTTCATATTCAGAAATGATAAGGGAAACCCTGGTTTTTGAGGATATAAACCTCGCTCGCCAGCTTTTCGGGGAACAAAACAGCAACCTTAAAAAAGTGGCTGACACACTTGAGATAAATATCCAGGCGAGGGGCAACACTGTACACATCGAAGGCGACAGCATAAGTACAAAACTTGCTGACAACATACTGAATCAGCTTTACGCCCTTCTCAAAGAACAATATCCCATATACCCCAATGACATAGACTTTGCCATACGAACCCTGAGCGGAGACAACAAAGTCAACCTAAAAGATATATTCCTGGACACAGTCTATATCACCGCAAAAAAAAGAGCCATAACACCAAAAAATACGGCGCAGAAAGCTTATATTGAAGCTGCAAGAAACAATGACATGGTTTTCGGCATAGGACCTGCCGGCACAGGCAAAACCTACCTTGCCATGGCCATAGCAGTCTCGGCTCTGACCAAGGGGCTGGTAAGCAGAATAATTCTGACAAGGCCGGCTGTAGAGGCAGGAGAAAGCCTCGGATTTCTTCCGGGAGATCTGGCTGAAAAGGTTGATCCATACCTAAGACCACTTTACGACGCGCTTCATGACATGATGAAATTTGAAAAAGCAAGCGCGCTTCTTCAGCAGGGTGTTATTGAAGTGGCCCCACTTGCTTTCATGAGGGGCAGAACCCTTAATGACGCGTTCATAATCCTTGACGAGGCACAGAACACGACGAGCGAACAGATGAAAATGTTTCTGACAAGAATAGGATTCAACTCAAAGGCCATCATTACCGGGGACATCACCCAGATAGATCTTAAGCCGGGCAGAATATCAGGACTTGTTGAAGCAAAAGAAATCCTCCAGGGCATAGATGGTATAGAATTTGTATATTTCTCCAAAAAAGATGTTGTTAGGCATCGACTGGTTCACAAAATAATATCTGCTTATGAAGTAAAGGATCAACTGAAAAAATCCCAGCAGAGAAACGAATCCGAATAA
- a CDS encoding HD family phosphohydrolase: MFKIDKRTFWIFMGTNRCIRIALALVITLIFTIFLYPSLTVVAPEYRPGDIATRNIKAPVDFFIEDSAATEANRKLAIESALAVFDLDEELLPLTIEKINASFAMGAAIFKNSSDPAQSGEALQEQPNYEQAALEKKPEFERILGIEVSDATYEAFVKSGFSKEAANAAINILAELLKTGVISNQEYIKSQTEKSLILINLKTGVEKIIDPPQKFYWPEKAKEMITSIGHSYLKEIPASSANAVIEMTLKLISPNITPNRSESEKRIKDAADSVKPVLYQIKTGEMLLREGERVSPDHIMKLRTLQDQTKRENMLSNSVGTGLTIIIMFLIFYRLHIPKTEAESRQHNKTLLFMATILLSFLILAKLFLSWSSYFTGAAYFSMDSAAIYFGLPMAAGPMIVCLFFGLSNALPFALVLSLLSSIIFSNNMEIFIFYLLSGAMGAFWVRDCRERKVFIKAALKLGLLNMLLAAATSMHIAFLSPQKLLISLAAGFSGGFLAGIATSGIVPLIEVAFNYTTDIKLLELANPDQPILRKLMLEAPGTYNHSMIVGTLAEAAASEIDANPLLARVGGYYHDIGKINKPFYFIENIRNMKNKHDKLAPSMSALILTSHVKDGANLSKKYKLGKAITDIIRQHHGTSLIRYFYDKARQIKGDDAVNPNDFRYQGPSPQTKEAAIVMLADVVEAASRTLENPTQARLQGLILNLINKIFADHQLDGCDLTLKDLHRIAKSFTKILTGIYHSRIEYSEPAAPSSEGKQKNDGTDRQPPDKPSNPDGSDGDQGSGHLKRLGLS, translated from the coding sequence ATGTTTAAAATAGACAAAAGAACCTTCTGGATTTTTATGGGAACCAACAGGTGCATCAGAATCGCTTTGGCACTTGTGATAACCCTGATCTTCACAATCTTCCTTTATCCAAGCCTCACAGTGGTCGCCCCGGAGTACAGGCCCGGAGACATAGCAACCAGGAATATCAAGGCTCCTGTTGACTTTTTTATTGAAGACAGCGCAGCCACTGAAGCAAACAGGAAGCTTGCTATTGAATCTGCCCTCGCAGTATTTGATCTTGACGAGGAACTGCTTCCTTTAACAATCGAAAAAATTAACGCTTCATTTGCAATGGGCGCAGCAATATTCAAAAACAGCTCAGATCCTGCTCAGTCAGGCGAGGCTCTCCAGGAACAACCTAACTATGAACAAGCAGCTCTTGAAAAAAAACCGGAGTTTGAAAGAATACTTGGAATAGAAGTCAGTGACGCCACTTACGAAGCTTTTGTCAAAAGCGGTTTTTCCAAAGAAGCGGCAAACGCAGCAATAAATATACTGGCCGAATTACTAAAAACCGGCGTAATTTCCAACCAGGAATATATAAAATCCCAGACAGAAAAAAGCCTTATTCTGATCAATCTTAAAACCGGGGTTGAAAAAATTATTGATCCTCCACAAAAGTTCTATTGGCCAGAAAAAGCAAAGGAAATGATAACAAGCATTGGCCACAGCTATCTGAAAGAAATACCTGCAAGCTCCGCAAACGCAGTAATTGAAATGACTCTTAAGCTGATTTCTCCAAATATTACTCCAAACAGAAGTGAATCCGAAAAAAGAATCAAAGACGCGGCTGACAGTGTCAAACCTGTGCTATATCAGATAAAAACGGGCGAAATGCTTCTAAGGGAAGGAGAGCGAGTCAGCCCTGATCATATCATGAAGCTAAGAACACTTCAGGATCAGACAAAACGAGAAAACATGCTCTCCAATTCAGTCGGCACAGGTCTTACCATAATAATAATGTTTCTGATTTTTTACAGACTTCACATTCCAAAAACAGAGGCAGAATCAAGACAGCATAATAAGACCCTGCTTTTCATGGCCACCATCCTGCTGTCATTTCTTATCCTAGCCAAGCTGTTTTTGTCGTGGTCAAGCTATTTCACTGGAGCGGCATATTTTTCAATGGACTCCGCTGCGATTTACTTCGGTCTGCCAATGGCGGCAGGCCCAATGATAGTCTGTCTCTTTTTCGGTTTAAGCAACGCTCTTCCCTTTGCTCTGGTGCTCTCACTTCTTTCATCGATCATTTTTTCAAACAATATGGAAATATTCATATTCTATCTCTTAAGCGGAGCCATGGGAGCATTCTGGGTAAGGGACTGCAGGGAAAGAAAGGTGTTCATAAAAGCCGCCCTTAAACTCGGTCTTCTTAATATGCTCCTTGCAGCTGCGACATCAATGCACATTGCATTTCTTTCGCCCCAGAAGCTATTAATAAGCCTTGCCGCAGGTTTTTCAGGCGGATTTCTTGCAGGCATTGCGACTTCAGGGATTGTCCCTCTCATAGAAGTTGCGTTTAACTACACCACGGACATAAAACTGCTGGAACTGGCCAACCCTGATCAGCCGATACTAAGGAAGCTTATGCTGGAAGCTCCGGGAACATACAATCATTCAATGATAGTTGGTACTCTGGCAGAAGCGGCAGCTTCCGAAATTGACGCTAACCCCCTTCTTGCAAGAGTCGGCGGATATTATCATGATATTGGCAAGATCAATAAGCCTTTCTATTTCATTGAAAACATCAGAAACATGAAAAACAAACATGACAAGCTCGCTCCGTCCATGAGCGCACTCATACTTACGTCTCATGTCAAAGATGGGGCCAATCTTTCAAAAAAATACAAGCTTGGGAAAGCAATTACGGACATAATCAGACAACATCACGGAACCAGCCTGATAAGATATTTCTATGACAAGGCAAGACAGATCAAGGGAGATGATGCTGTAAATCCGAATGATTTCAGATATCAGGGGCCATCGCCCCAGACAAAGGAAGCCGCCATCGTAATGCTGGCAGACGTTGTGGAAGCTGCCTCAAGAACACTTGAAAACCCGACCCAGGCAAGGCTCCAGGGCCTTATCCTGAATCTGATAAACAAAATATTTGCCGATCATCAGTTAGACGGATGCGATCTGACACTCAAGGATCTTCACAGAATCGCAAAAAGCTTTACCAAGATTCTGACAGGCATCTACCACAGTCGCATCGAATATTCTGAACCTGCGGCACCATCATCGGAAGGAAAACAAAAAAATGACGGTACTGATAGACAACCGCCAGACAAACCATCAAATCCGGATGGAAGTGATGGAGACCAGGGCTCAGGACATCTTAAACGTCTTGGGTTATCCTGA
- the ybeY gene encoding rRNA maturation RNase YbeY, with amino-acid sequence MGYPDAELSISIVDDTEIRNLNRDYRGKDKATNVLSFAMNEGDFDSINPEILGDVVISADTTQTESAEYGMSFDDRLFQLLIHGVLHLVGYDHEQGDEESAIMEKKSDEIMSKVFPETVVKGWIG; translated from the coding sequence TTGGGTTATCCTGACGCCGAACTTTCCATATCCATTGTGGATGACACTGAAATAAGAAATCTCAACAGAGATTACAGAGGCAAGGACAAAGCAACAAATGTCCTGTCATTTGCCATGAATGAGGGTGATTTTGACTCAATCAACCCTGAAATATTAGGTGATGTTGTAATTTCAGCGGATACTACCCAAACCGAAAGTGCTGAGTATGGCATGTCATTTGACGACAGACTCTTTCAACTTCTTATCCACGGAGTCCTTCACCTTGTCGGCTATGATCATGAACAGGGTGACGAGGAATCTGCCATTATGGAAAAAAAAAGCGATGAAATAATGTCAAAAGTCTTTCCTGAAACCGTTGTAAAGGGATGGATAGGATAA
- a CDS encoding pyridoxine 5'-phosphate synthase: MASLAVNVDHVATLREARKINYPDPVIAAAAAELAGADGVVVHLREDRRHIQDRDVYLLRQTVQTKLILEMAATDEMTKIALEIIPDLVTLVPEKRQEITTEGGLDIINNRDRIAETIDTLKQAGVPVSLFLNPSLKHVELAKSLGADKIEIHTGIFCEAESPMQQSAAMSDIIDAAKLAKEMGLGVNAGHGICYKNIKAFKGIKEIDEFSIGHSIVSRSIMVGMENAVREMIRLIESL, from the coding sequence ATGGCCAGTTTGGCAGTGAATGTGGATCATGTTGCAACTTTAAGAGAGGCCAGAAAAATAAATTATCCTGATCCTGTAATTGCAGCTGCGGCAGCGGAACTTGCAGGAGCGGACGGAGTTGTCGTCCACCTGCGTGAGGACAGACGTCACATCCAGGACAGGGATGTATACCTGCTGAGACAGACGGTTCAGACCAAGCTTATTCTTGAAATGGCTGCCACGGATGAAATGACAAAAATAGCCCTTGAGATCATACCAGACCTTGTCACACTTGTTCCTGAAAAAAGACAGGAAATCACAACCGAAGGTGGCCTGGACATTATAAATAACAGAGACAGAATAGCTGAAACCATAGACACTCTGAAGCAGGCCGGAGTCCCTGTGAGTCTTTTCCTGAATCCTAGTCTGAAGCATGTTGAGCTGGCAAAGAGTCTGGGGGCTGACAAGATTGAAATCCACACCGGAATTTTCTGCGAGGCAGAATCCCCTATGCAGCAGTCTGCGGCCATGAGCGATATAATAGACGCTGCAAAACTTGCAAAGGAGATGGGGCTTGGAGTAAACGCCGGCCACGGAATCTGCTACAAAAATATAAAGGCCTTCAAAGGAATAAAAGAAATAGACGAATTCAGCATTGGTCACAGCATAGTATCCAGGTCCATAATGGTCGGAATGGAAAATGCTGTTCGTGAAATGATCAGACTCATTGAATCACTCTGA
- a CDS encoding bifunctional ADP-dependent NAD(P)H-hydrate dehydratase/NAD(P)H-hydrate epimerase: MYIVSPAEMAEMDRRTIQEFGVPGHTLMENAGRGAVEVFSNHFPDFRTKKICVICGKGNNGGDGLVMARYIAAHIQESGGSVKVFLLGSKDLVQGDAGINLHLLEKTGITVNEILTEKDLSFFESQAKGQDIFIDAIFGTGLNAPVKGIAENIICFLNKTNANVFSVDIPSGLDSETGKPLGTAIKASVTATFGFPKIGHAVYPGASYCGKTEIIDIGIPKCISESLAPIHELVTEKYVSGLFKKRHPETHKGTNGHVLVAGGSPGKSGAPIMTAVAALRTGAGLVTLALPLSLRPFAEISSFEIMTEAIPETAEGCIANISESYLDNVLNGKQVMAVGPGMDEGPETKEFLSQIIKTAEIPLVIDAGALNIIARNPDILRTLKTPAILTPHPGEMARLAKKTTSEIQEDRINVASSFAREYGIYLVLKGAGTVIASPDGRIMINRTGNPGLATAGTGDVLTGIIAGLVAQGLKPLDAAAAGVYIHGKTADRVAASMGPFGFIATDIISAIPSCIAGLVLNNNVYDFGFIKSFESLF, encoded by the coding sequence ATGTATATAGTATCTCCAGCAGAAATGGCTGAAATGGACCGCCGAACAATACAGGAATTCGGAGTACCTGGTCACACTCTCATGGAAAATGCCGGCCGGGGGGCTGTGGAGGTTTTCTCAAATCATTTCCCTGATTTCAGAACGAAAAAAATCTGCGTGATTTGCGGAAAGGGCAATAACGGAGGGGACGGTCTGGTCATGGCCAGGTATATAGCCGCTCATATACAAGAATCAGGCGGCTCGGTTAAAGTATTTCTTTTGGGATCAAAGGATTTGGTTCAAGGAGATGCTGGAATAAACCTTCATCTGCTTGAAAAAACCGGTATTACAGTTAATGAAATTCTTACGGAGAAAGACCTGTCTTTTTTTGAATCACAAGCAAAGGGACAGGATATTTTCATAGACGCAATTTTCGGTACAGGTCTTAATGCGCCTGTTAAAGGAATTGCGGAAAATATCATTTGTTTTCTGAATAAAACAAATGCCAACGTCTTTTCCGTTGATATACCGTCAGGGCTTGATTCAGAAACAGGAAAACCACTTGGAACCGCTATTAAGGCTTCGGTTACAGCGACCTTCGGTTTCCCGAAAATAGGTCATGCTGTTTATCCAGGAGCCTCATATTGCGGAAAAACAGAGATTATAGACATTGGGATACCTAAGTGTATTTCTGAAAGTCTTGCACCCATTCATGAACTTGTAACTGAAAAATACGTTTCTGGCCTTTTTAAAAAAAGACACCCTGAAACCCACAAAGGAACAAACGGTCACGTGCTGGTGGCAGGCGGGTCTCCGGGTAAATCAGGCGCGCCAATAATGACCGCAGTAGCTGCTCTTAGAACCGGGGCAGGACTCGTGACACTTGCCCTACCCCTCAGCCTCAGACCTTTCGCAGAAATATCCTCTTTTGAAATAATGACAGAAGCTATTCCTGAAACTGCCGAAGGATGTATAGCCAATATTTCAGAGAGTTATCTTGATAATGTATTGAACGGCAAACAAGTCATGGCTGTCGGCCCGGGAATGGATGAAGGGCCTGAGACAAAAGAGTTTCTTTCCCAAATAATCAAAACAGCTGAAATCCCCCTCGTAATTGACGCAGGAGCTCTTAACATAATTGCCAGAAACCCTGATATCCTGAGAACACTCAAAACTCCAGCCATTCTTACCCCGCATCCCGGAGAAATGGCAAGGCTTGCAAAAAAAACGACGTCTGAAATCCAGGAAGACAGAATTAATGTTGCATCATCCTTTGCAAGGGAATATGGAATTTACCTTGTTCTTAAAGGCGCCGGAACTGTGATTGCCTCTCCTGACGGAAGAATAATGATAAACAGAACCGGGAATCCTGGTCTTGCAACAGCAGGAACCGGGGATGTGCTGACCGGAATAATTGCAGGCCTTGTTGCCCAGGGATTAAAACCCCTTGATGCGGCAGCAGCTGGTGTTTACATTCACGGAAAAACAGCTGACAGGGTTGCCGCTTCAATGGGACCATTCGGTTTTATAGCTACAGATATAATCTCAGCCATTCCATCTTGCATTGCTGGTCTGGTTTTAAATAATAACGTTTATGATTTCGGATTCATAAAGAGTTTTGAGAGTCTTTTTTAA
- the tsaE gene encoding tRNA (adenosine(37)-N6)-threonylcarbamoyltransferase complex ATPase subunit type 1 TsaE, whose translation MKSRNMNEMNRQDAPVFEVTTATPEHTRALAEMLGNLINGKTVIGLNGELGAGKTEFVKGLALGSGVSKDSYITSPTYSIINHYNGRIAFYHLDLYRLSGPDELYDTGIEDILSENAVIVVEWPEIMQKMSDFNVEINIQVTGITERKISFFAYGLANSNLIKELANQYKEKITTWD comes from the coding sequence ATGAAAAGCCGTAATATGAATGAAATGAACAGACAGGATGCCCCCGTGTTCGAAGTAACGACAGCCACACCTGAACACACCAGAGCATTAGCTGAAATGCTTGGCAATCTTATAAACGGCAAAACAGTCATAGGCCTGAACGGAGAACTCGGAGCCGGAAAAACCGAATTTGTAAAGGGTCTTGCCCTTGGATCAGGCGTCTCAAAAGACAGTTACATAACCAGTCCTACTTATTCCATAATAAATCATTACAATGGCAGGATCGCCTTTTATCATCTTGATCTCTACAGGCTTTCGGGCCCTGATGAGCTTTACGATACAGGCATTGAAGATATTCTATCTGAAAATGCGGTCATTGTTGTAGAATGGCCTGAAATCATGCAGAAAATGTCGGATTTCAACGTGGAGATTAATATTCAAGTTACCGGAATAACAGAAAGAAAAATTAGTTTTTTTGCGTATGGACTTGCAAATTCAAATCTGATAAAAGAGCTGGCAAATCAATATAAGGAGAAAATTACAACATGGGACTAA
- a CDS encoding aspartate kinase, giving the protein MGLIVQKFGGTSVGDLDRIRNVAKKVAKTYDEGHDVVVVLSAMSGVTDGLIAMAKKIDEMPDKRELDVLLSTGEQTTVAILAMILKTMGYKANSLLGFQADIRTDRMSGSARIQSIGAERIRNMLRERTIAVVAGFQGHDDFGNITTLGRGGSDTSAVAIAAAIGADICEIYTDVDGVYTTDPNMCKKARKLSKVSYDEMLEMASLGAKVLQIRSVAFAKKFNVPVHVRSSFNEEEGTMVVNEDADMERLVVSGVTYNRNEARITLKNVKDEPGIASKILAPVADAGIVVDMIIQNTRASGLTDFTFTVPKTDFKQAMEIQKELSKMIGAEDVIGDDNIAKVSVIGVGMKNHSGVATKMFQTLATENINIIMISTSEIRISCIIDEKYTELAVRSLHTAFGLDAEAKVE; this is encoded by the coding sequence ATGGGACTAATCGTTCAGAAATTCGGCGGCACATCTGTGGGCGATTTGGACCGAATCCGTAACGTTGCAAAAAAGGTGGCCAAAACCTACGACGAAGGTCATGACGTCGTTGTTGTTCTTTCGGCCATGTCAGGCGTAACGGACGGTCTTATCGCCATGGCCAAAAAAATAGATGAAATGCCTGACAAAAGAGAGCTCGACGTTCTTCTTTCCACAGGCGAACAGACCACGGTTGCGATTCTTGCAATGATACTCAAAACCATGGGCTACAAGGCTAATTCCCTTCTTGGCTTCCAGGCCGACATAAGGACAGACAGGATGTCCGGCAGCGCAAGAATACAGAGCATAGGGGCGGAACGCATACGAAATATGCTCAGGGAAAGAACAATCGCAGTTGTTGCGGGCTTCCAGGGCCATGATGATTTCGGCAATATAACAACCCTTGGAAGGGGGGGCTCAGACACCTCTGCCGTGGCCATTGCCGCTGCAATAGGAGCAGACATATGCGAGATATACACAGACGTTGATGGTGTATATACAACTGATCCTAACATGTGCAAAAAGGCCAGAAAGCTCTCAAAGGTATCCTATGATGAGATGCTTGAGATGGCCAGCCTTGGAGCGAAGGTTCTTCAGATCCGTTCGGTGGCATTTGCTAAAAAATTCAACGTGCCAGTCCATGTTCGTTCGTCGTTTAACGAAGAGGAAGGCACAATGGTCGTAAATGAGGATGCAGATATGGAACGTTTGGTTGTTTCAGGTGTTACATACAACAGAAATGAAGCAAGAATAACTCTGAAAAATGTTAAGGATGAGCCAGGCATTGCATCCAAAATCCTTGCGCCGGTTGCTGACGCCGGAATCGTAGTTGACATGATTATCCAGAACACAAGGGCGTCAGGCCTAACAGATTTCACCTTCACTGTTCCAAAAACAGATTTTAAACAGGCAATGGAAATTCAAAAAGAACTTTCCAAAATGATAGGGGCCGAAGACGTTATCGGAGACGATAATATTGCCAAGGTTTCGGTAATCGGCGTGGGAATGAAAAACCATTCTGGTGTTGCCACAAAAATGTTCCAGACCCTTGCGACCGAAAACATTAATATTATCATGATAAGCACATCGGAAATCAGAATTTCATGCATAATAGACGAAAAATATACGGAGCTTGCAGTAAGATCATTGCACACAGCATTTGGCCTTGATGCAGAAGCAAAGGTTGAATAA
- a CDS encoding DUF1344 domain-containing protein: MKRSSCFAVASTLAITLLMTMNFVACAKKNADPAPKMEAEAKAEVKPEVKPEPQKAVVPEEPPVVFGRGEVRTLTATVSAIDMKKRLVTLKKPGGEEFSIIADAKVKNLPQVKVGDEVTTKYYESISIRVLKADEPEIPQAASESVVAAPIGQKPAGIATAQVKTTATIMNIDKKKSKATLKLVDGKSYLVDVKHPENLDKVKVGDRIEIIYTESVALQVKAASKKKDAKKK, translated from the coding sequence ATGAAGAGAAGTAGTTGTTTTGCCGTAGCTTCAACATTGGCCATTACTTTATTGATGACAATGAATTTTGTGGCCTGCGCAAAGAAAAATGCTGATCCGGCCCCTAAAATGGAAGCAGAAGCCAAGGCAGAAGTAAAGCCGGAAGTTAAGCCAGAGCCACAGAAAGCAGTTGTGCCTGAAGAGCCTCCGGTTGTATTTGGACGGGGCGAAGTGCGTACCCTTACCGCAACTGTATCTGCCATAGATATGAAAAAAAGACTTGTTACCCTGAAGAAACCAGGTGGTGAAGAGTTTTCAATAATCGCCGATGCCAAAGTGAAGAATCTTCCCCAGGTTAAGGTTGGCGATGAAGTTACCACCAAGTATTATGAATCCATCTCAATCAGGGTATTGAAAGCTGACGAGCCGGAAATTCCTCAGGCTGCGAGCGAATCTGTGGTTGCTGCTCCTATAGGTCAGAAACCGGCTGGAATTGCGACTGCACAGGTAAAGACAACTGCAACAATAATGAACATTGACAAGAAAAAATCCAAGGCAACTCTCAAGCTTGTTGATGGAAAAAGCTATCTTGTAGATGTTAAACATCCTGAAAACCTTGATAAGGTCAAGGTAGGCGACAGAATAGAGATCATCTATACTGAATCAGTGGCTCTTCAGGTTAAAGCTGCTTCCAAGAAAAAAGATGCAAAGAAAAAATAG
- the pyrF gene encoding orotidine-5'-phosphate decarboxylase, with protein MKKPSDYIIFALDVDSMEKASHFARLLSGTVGMFKIGLELFIRTGPDIIKMIREISGAEIFLDLKLHDIPETVKKSVSVISGLDVRFTTLHASGGTKMLGAAAGASGNLDLLAVTVLTSTSASDLAETGHDKSINTESLVVMRAQLAKNAGCSGVVCSALEASMIRQRIGNDFYLVTPGIRPSWEVVKEDDQSRIMTPARAVSEGSDYLVIGRPISRASDPRASALRIADEIAAVL; from the coding sequence ATGAAAAAACCTTCTGATTATATTATTTTTGCTCTGGACGTTGATTCAATGGAAAAAGCAAGCCATTTTGCTAGGCTTCTTTCAGGGACTGTCGGAATGTTCAAGATAGGTCTCGAGCTTTTCATAAGGACAGGCCCGGACATAATAAAAATGATCAGGGAAATTTCAGGCGCCGAGATCTTTTTGGATCTTAAGCTCCATGATATTCCTGAAACCGTTAAAAAGTCAGTTTCAGTAATATCAGGCCTTGATGTGCGCTTTACAACCCTGCATGCCTCAGGAGGAACAAAAATGCTTGGGGCAGCCGCAGGAGCATCGGGGAATCTGGATCTTCTCGCAGTTACTGTCCTTACAAGCACTTCAGCGTCTGATCTTGCAGAGACTGGCCATGACAAATCCATAAATACTGAGTCCCTTGTTGTGATGAGGGCTCAGCTGGCGAAAAATGCCGGATGCAGCGGAGTTGTGTGTTCGGCCCTCGAAGCGTCCATGATAAGGCAAAGGATCGGTAATGATTTTTATCTTGTCACCCCTGGAATCAGGCCTTCATGGGAGGTTGTTAAAGAAGATGACCAGTCCAGAATAATGACTCCGGCGAGGGCTGTATCAGAAGGCAGCGATTATCTTGTAATAGGAAGACCCATAAGCAGGGCATCGGACCCAAGGGCTTCGGCCTTGAGAATTGCTGATGAAATTGCTGCAGTTCTATAA